TTTTAAGCCACTCGAGTTTTCTGCGAAATTCTGAAATAAGATCATACTTGCGAAGTCCAAATATGAACCGTATACAGAGATTTTGAATGTGCTATTTTAGTAGGTATGGGCAGAAAGTTACTAAGTCTCCGAAAAGAACCATCAGCTGTAAACATCTTTCTGCTCACTTAACAAATATGAGGGACCCAGGAAATACATTTGTCAAAAACCACATCAAGATTTTTACTGTGTCACTATATTTTAATGGAATCCCGTCTAAAACAACACctttaagataatatatatattagggtgtttcaaaaaaactttttaacttttttttttaactgctaCCCTCTCAAATGTTTctacttgatataaaaaaaaatcttaacaaacCCGAGCCCTATAACTCAACTCTAAGGGGTCgctattgtttttttagtttcccATTTAATTAACATGGGAAAAatcgttttttgttttaaatttaatttacacatAGTTAacgcaattttttataaaaaaacgtttattctacTACTCTACTCTATTCTTAAAGTAGAGTCTATGAGCTTTACAAAACTATTACAAAGTACGATTATCTTTACATAAAGACTAATTacagctatttaaaaataaaaaaattttgaaatttgaagaATGCTGTACTAAAACAACACTTGCCAATGcagaataattcaaattaatagaATCAGAAAGGCTTATTTTTCTTAACTGCTACATTGTACTCtaattatcattaataaaaaactattaactaGAATGAACatgttcaatttttttatagattattaatataaaaaatatgtgacAAAATTATAATCCATGATTACTTGAAATCATACACTTAATTCATTTATCTTATTGATACGACTTTTCCCGTGTTAATTAAAtgggaaactaaaaaaaacaatagcgaCCCCTTAGAGTTGAGCTATAGGGCTCGGGTTtggtgagatttttttttatatcaaatagAATATTTGAGAGGGTATcagttaaaaaagtttttttgaatcaccctaatatatataatatattttaaacctgGAGATCGTCTGCATACAGGTAATAGaaagaagatattttttaagtaatctagctaatgaaaatttatttaaaaaaagaagtggAGACAACACGCCACCTTGCACTACACTTGCAGTAATCGAACACCAGTCGGACTACGATTCCTCAATCCGTATCCGCAGCCGGTGCCTATGCAAGTAACTATTTAATCAGTTAATGACTGAAGGAGATATTTTAAGAGAGCATAGAATAGATAAAAGTAGGTCATAAACGATACTATTAAATTCATCACTAAAGTCAAGTAAGGTCAACACCTGGTTATCCATACCAAAGCGAATATCGCCAGTAATTTTGACCAAAGCAAAAGTtgtactatgaccaggacggAAACCAGATTGAAAAGGATTAAAAAGGTTACGTCTAGATAGAAAAAGGTCATCTGTCAATGCACTATGCGTTCAAAGGCTTCGGAAAggaaaggtaaaataaaaatcggcCGGTAATCAGAAAAGCTAGAGGGATTAGATTTTTTAGGAATTGGAGTAACTTGCGCATTTTTGCAGGAAGTAGGAAAAATACCTGAATTTATTGAATTATGAAAGATTAATGTAATGACTGAAATTAAAAGGTCAAGAAGAGGCATGATCATTTTACTACTTATGCAGTCAGTAACCACGCCATCAGAGTTGTCTTTAATATTGTTGGATATATTCTACTTGTTGTCTAACTTTTTACGTTTGCTATCCCAACCCCAAGAGATTTGAGAAATTTCCATACTCTTCCAGTCTTTTTCCTCGAGTACAatcattcatgttaatcacacaaacattttccagttgtgggaatcgaacctatggctttggactcagaaagctgggtcgttacccactgcgccaatcgaccgtcagaACAGTCAGATTAGAACAATCGTGAAAAATGACGGGACGTGCCCGAGAACAACTAATTTCTAAAGATAATTCTTTCAGGACCTATTTAGTTTTAGACATTTTTTACAGCACACCTATTTACTTTATATCGCGTTAAATTAGAGAGCTTTTGGTTCGTTGTTGTTTCAAGGCTAGGtagataatttataagaataaaattcaattatcGTTGGCACATAAGCCTTCGTTAAATATGCGCAAACGCTACCTATCGGAACCTTATGGTATCAAGTGGCAAAACGTTTTAATTTCCACGTATACTTAGTTCACAGAGTTtgtctagatggcgctataaATAACTTGTAAAGTTTGTTGGGCCATAGATTAAGTGAGGTTCCGTAGGTTTCGGTTTACTAGGTACCTAGGTAGTCAAACTTATAGATTGTAAGTATGCTTTGGACAGGCACAATTTAAGTCTAGGTACTGCATTAGTTTGGCAACGCGGTAATCTTTGTTAGTAAATGTATGTATGAATACTAGTTGGCGCTCAATAGACGAAATTCAACAGCATTATATTTAAGAAGGTACCTAGGTATAACTGGCTTTCTGCCGTCCTTCTCCACTAGGACCGTACCTACACGTCTTATCTTTTTTCGAAGAGAAGTTTGATACCATAGGCACACTACACGTCTAAATTGTGCCTGCTTAATGATtgcaacaataataaaaaactagtgaAAGGTACCTATTTACTGAAATGAAATCTTCGAAGAATGTGCGTTAATTAGCGtgttagaaatattgggttaggctcacataaataaaatacagtgcacatatttaagagttatttatttactttttacttcgagatttattttagttacctactaggtaaacatttttcatactaatactttcGCTATATTTAAAGCAGGtgcttataatttatcatagtacctgccgatttaataggtttgaatagttttataaaggtTTAATTATCATGCcaaaactttaaccgttattattatttggtcacaatggtgcttataacagcttctagcaactaggtttaatgtaaatgtgttaatactcatCTCCAATCTCGTTAGCAATTtgtggtttgtaagaaagtacgtttcaatgactctcaataaaaaagttgttagtttaactttcctttataaacaaatacttcTCATAATTAGGTGTAAGAGAACAGATGACCTCTAACTAAAACTTCTACCAACTGTTTCTTAAATTTAACATGCATGCATATGCATGCTTGTTTTTCCACCATCACCGGTTAATTCCCTTTTTTTACCACCGACATTGACATTCCTCCAACCATGACCTACAGTTTTCGTTCAGGAATCGGGAATACAACTGTTTTTAGagctatttattacaatttgtttatttggatattttatttatttatatttattctaaatgttagtccatattatattaagtgTTTACTTCCTAACtcttaatgtaaattttataagattTGACAGCCCGACCTGGGACTCGAGCCCTGGACATTGTAATCCTGATATTATCATCTGGACCACCAGAACTACATTATTGAGATATTTCCTCTAGAGCTACAAGAcgtaaataaataggtacctacctagctTTTTGTTTAACTCCTTTAAATTTCGTAGTCAGTGAGTGATAGGTATCTGTTTCACTCTAGGTAGGTATCTAGTTCATAGGGTGGTGCCCTCCATTTTTACCTATTAGTAtccaacagatggcgctggcaGTATTTTAGGGTTTCGTATTTTTGGGAGTTAGTAGTCTTAAaaagttgtatatataatatataggtacacCTGTTTGGTAGTTATGAGTCTTCATATTTAGTACCTAACTTAAACCACATTCGCACCCAGTGTgcatacattgaaagttttattataacgcgttATCTCATTACCGAACCACCAAGTTTCATTGAACATTCAAATTgtagattattataaaattgaatgaACTACACCGGATTGAGCCCGCAGATTGCCAATTGAGAGTGCGAAACCTTACGACAACTTCAGGGTGCCGGTTTTTTGTGTCGGTGTGCGCACGTACCGTAAAAAGCTGAGCTGTGAGCTGGCGGAcaatgtattcccctctcacagggtttcgcaactacctacatcctgttaaaatcgtgtaatgTGCATGTGCATTTCGCTACATCGTAACGctgctaaagaagtataacattgaaattaaaaattattagatttCATATCAATTTATTCAGCCATTGAAAGCTTAAGATTGAGTTGCAGTAGGTGCAGCTGTAGCTGCAGCCTCTTCCCGAATACGATCTTTCTTGAGCGTTCCCATGAACGCAGCCTTGTCTGCCGGTGTCTGGAAGCGACCATGTCCAAATTTGGAAGCTGTATCAATAAACTTCAGATTGATCTTTTCAAGAGCTGCCCTCTTGGTGTGGACTCGCAGAGActataataggaaaaaaaaagataacaatTAATATCGTTCTTTAGCTCTGCACAATGAAATATCTCCTAAAAACTATGCTTATTTGATCTCCTAAAAACTATGCTTATTTGACTTGCGCTATTACAATAtctaatatacttactaacaatTTAACCTCCTAAAACACTAAGCAATGAACTTCCAAAgataaaaatttagaaataaattacgATTACTTACTTTTCTCAGCGTTATGACACGCTTTTTAGGTCCCATGCAGCAACCCTTAAGCATAACAAAGTCATTATTGACTTCTCCATAATGAGGGAAGCCTCCCATAGGCGTAATTGACTTTTCAGACAAGTCATACTCAGTCGAAGCATTGTTTTTGATAACCTTACCATCCTTAGTGTGGATTCCtggaataataaattgaaataatcaATTCACCACCATCATCAGCCTATAATCATCCCACCGCTGAGCTCACagaagagagggttttagaacaAACATAGCTGGTTAGCAGACTAATTCAGAATTTTAcaatgttaattaaattaatttgcaaGAAtagatatttacttatttgagTACATACCTTGTCCAATTCTATAAATTTTCTTATTCATTTCAGTCCTGTGATGGTAACCCTTTTGTCCAGCACGGGCCACTGTGAAGGAAACTCTTGAAGGATGCCACGCTCCAATACAAGCAACTTTACGCAGACCTTTATGAGTCTTACGGGGAAGTTTCTTTGTGTGCCAACGGGAGGTAACACCTGGAAAACAAATAACCTATCTTAAGCAAGGATTACGATATAATTATAACTACATCAAATGTCATTATATAATAACCCACTCTTGGGCAAACAGCTAACCTAGTTTACTCTAAAAGCATTAGTGTGCTgcaacaaattaaacaaaataaccaGTATCATCAGCATGTGCTCATGATGTGCCATGCCTTAACCGTGGATAAAGCCAATTTGCAAAATTTAGACTAATAATGGAAAAAGATAAACCAAATTCCTATTTTCCTTTCGTTCTGAGAATTGAATCCAGGACTAATAAAGAAGTTGTTACCTTTGTATCCTTTGCCCTTGGTAACACCAATGCAGTCGATCATCTCATCCTGAGCAAAGACAGAGTCAATAGGAATGGGCTTCTCAAGGTGTTCTCTGGCCCATTTCACCTTATCTTCAATATTGCCTCCATTAACTTGAATTTCCATAATATGGGCCTTCTTCTGGCGTTGCTTTAGCAGTTTCATTTGTGTGTGAGCAATGATTCTTATAACACTGCAGTAGCGAACCATCTTTTTGAAGTCCTTTTCAATAGACTTACGGCCAAGTTCATCCTGCCATTTCTTACTTGTCTTGGTAAAGGCCTTCTTCTTGCACTTATACCTGATTAGATGACATAGTTAAGCTGCTGTAAGAAAGAACCCAGCAGCCTCATCGTTGAGCGGAGACCACTTGGTAGCAATACGCACATAGCATATTTCAAATGTAACTCTCATCGTTGGAGAGGAGAgctttaaaatcttttattagtaatttatCTTATTGATATTGTTTACAATCATTAactcaaaaaataattgtcttAAGTGAACAACCATTCCACTAgggatgttttttttcctttttaaggTAAGAGTTCTTTAAGTATCTGTAAGTTCTGCCTTTTGAAGTATTGAAATGTCAGAAAGCAGTTATAATTTAGATTAAATAAGCTCACCAGTTCTTGTAGAAACGTCGACGGCAGTCTTCAGACATGTGCTCTGCCCACACAGTCAGTAGGGCACGCAGACCATGTGGAGTCTCAATGTACCCAACGACACCAACGCATACCATAGGTGGTGTTTCTATGATAGTCACAGCCTCTACAATTTCCTTTTTGTTGAtctctgtaaaaaaatatattatttaagtttccATAAACACATGTCACGtctacaaacaaataataattaattttaattaaacaccattatttttaggttactacaagtcatcatcatcatcaccatgtcaaccaatctacgtccactgctagacataggtcttttgtactaTAAGTAAATAGGGTAAATGGAACAAACTTGTAGTTTTTACAACTTTGGCACAGCCCGCTTaatcaaatagaaataaatggcAAAATTAATCAACTCACTTGAACCAGGACGGTCAGGTTCCCGAACCACGTGGGTCATGCCAGCTTTGTATCCAATGAATGCCGTAAGATGTACAGGCTTACTAGCGTCATCCTTAGGGAATGCCTTCACTTTACCACGATGACGACGGGACCTCTTCTTGGGGTAGAATCCCATGGAACCATGGCGAGGCGCTGAGAATTTTCTATGCGACTGAAAGGAAAATGATTGTTTTGTAATACATGCTGCTACGACCGCAAATTACTAtgaatcataaaaaataatcagtCCGCCCTAGTACATATCTTCACTCTAGAATTCAGGTTCTAACCGTTTataaaagatactttttatcatcatgtttattttaataaaataagttagcTTAAATCCATATGAAACGATATTTTTCACGACAGAATAAATGttttcgttaatattataatgattgaCAGTATAATTCAAGATTTACCCGAGAAGATGAAAACTTACCATGTCGAATGACTATCGCTACAAAAATGGACGATTTAGAAGGATAGTCACAATGACGTTGACTTGACATAcagagtatggagggtagaggtaaggagagtcatctgtgtatatgaaaaagtgtcgtcaaaatgtattaaattaggatggcgccacatttgcatcagggtaactcttaaaagaagcgccaaatataaatattgttagagtaggcttgaaaaataaacaaggaagtatggagatacaaggaagtaaggttatatttaccacaatattttgtacaacgtaagttgttgaaattctcaataattatctactttagtcgataatgacattaaattttttaactcggcatacttcaattcatctacgattgctacattcataccataccctgtgcatccaccagcgccattgtggaggatttttgaactgttatttagcgcaacaactggacactttttcaacttttctcccatataagatgactctccttacctctaccctccataatacaGAGACAACACAGCAAATATAGCAAATAATACTGTCATGCAGTGTTGGCTTGTTGGAATCATGGTCCCTGAAATGAATATGATTGTCTATGAAATCGGGAATCTAACTACTTTTCAGTACgtgatttaaattaataatattattactataaaaaatattttaaattttttactggATATGGATGGAAAATTTTATTGGTTctgtttaattttcattttagaaATACTTCTGTTacttcttgaaaaaaaaattgtgtaatgTTCCacgaaat
This Pararge aegeria chromosome 3, ilParAegt1.1, whole genome shotgun sequence DNA region includes the following protein-coding sequences:
- the LOC120637126 gene encoding 60S ribosomal protein L3, which gives rise to MSHRKFSAPRHGSMGFYPKKRSRRHRGKVKAFPKDDASKPVHLTAFIGYKAGMTHVVREPDRPGSKINKKEIVEAVTIIETPPMVCVGVVGYIETPHGLRALLTVWAEHMSEDCRRRFYKNWYKCKKKAFTKTSKKWQDELGRKSIEKDFKKMVRYCSVIRIIAHTQMKLLKQRQKKAHIMEIQVNGGNIEDKVKWAREHLEKPIPIDSVFAQDEMIDCIGVTKGKGYKGVTSRWHTKKLPRKTHKGLRKVACIGAWHPSRVSFTVARAGQKGYHHRTEMNKKIYRIGQGIHTKDGKVIKNNASTEYDLSEKSITPMGGFPHYGEVNNDFVMLKGCCMGPKKRVITLRKSLRVHTKRAALEKINLKFIDTASKFGHGRFQTPADKAAFMGTLKKDRIREEAAATAAPTATQS